The proteins below are encoded in one region of Polypterus senegalus isolate Bchr_013 chromosome 2, ASM1683550v1, whole genome shotgun sequence:
- the LOC120522876 gene encoding toll-like receptor 8 — protein MLTELRYLHFFAVLQVMGKLQAQCWVPKTLPCDVKVERNKTKIIFDCQARHLTQVPTGIAHNVTHLILHKNKINICKMSLQNLKNLTYLDLRWNYHQQGPTIISDGAFSSLTKLKSLLLDGNNLKMIPRDLPPGLNNLNLDSNSLFSVNNKELLNLPNIAEISLRKNCYYRNPCNYSLDLGNIFANLSKLTVLFLSFNNLTKVPKDLPENLEKLDLRSNKIQHIEESVFRHLIKLKYLDLSGNCPHCFNAPFPCVPCPNEGFISIHDNAFQNLTQLSGLALSENSLKQVKTAWFENCQNIKHLYLSFNQLMNEIAEAKFLSKITKVEKIDLSFNYAPKSYPKKLRLSTTFNQLNSLQVLDISGYVFQEIDMNDLAPLFQLPKLSILNLATNFIRHADFAVLQKFKNLKIVCLSENRLSPEENNKSITHGVGYTNSIAVNQPQMSEYFKNSKLDFNEKNHILVSNLVVKTKCSDYGKVLDLSLNNIFYIAPEQLKSFGDIACLNLSRNGISAALNGTEFTYLQRLKYLDFSFNKIDLAYDYAFSELKLLEVLDLSYNSHYFTAKGVTRKLTFISKLHHLKVLNMSYNEIFSLTDTEMKSRTLKELRFQGNRLDILWKEGDKRYVNLFKDLTSLKVLDLSYNKIKMIPTKVFFALPKTLTILHLHNNKLKYFQWENLKNLSIEVLNLHVNKLTHVTKDLGMLSDTLRILDLSYNSIAELSDGFLQAAKNLHSLFLDYNQLTVINQSTFLSGSNNYLKVLSLKGNPFRCTCDLMDFLMWIDQSDVHIQRLATDVTCSSPGEQKGRAVVTFDLYSCVNGSMSAILFVLWFVLVTLTLIVAFAKHLFYWDAWYFYHFFIARLKGYRALEHNNNTFDAFIAYDTKDSFVTDWVVNHLRVQLEDQGERLFITCLEERDWQPGVPVIDNLSQSIQRSGKTVFVLTENYIKSGNFKVAFYLAHQRLLDENVDVIVLILLEPVLQHSQFLRLRKRLCKNSVLKWPANPKAEVWFWQCLRNVIKVEGCLLYNRAYSSYFMPHYGNSIKSEQN, from the coding sequence CTCACTGAGTTGAGATATCTACATTTTTTTGCAGTATTGCAAGTAATGGGCAAACTTCAGGCTCAGTGCTGGGTGCCAAAAACCCTTCCATGTGATGTCAAAGTGGaaagaaataaaaccaaaattatATTTGATTGTCAAGCTCGACATTTAACACAAGTGCCTACAGGGATTGCTCATAATGTTACACATTTGAtccttcataaaaataaaatcaacatttgTAAAATGTCTTTACAAAATCTGAAAAACCTTACCTACCTAGACTTACGCTGGAATTATCACCAACAAGGACCAACAATTATTTCTGATGGAGCTTTCTCTTCTTTGACAAAACTTAAATCTTTGTTATTGGATGGTAATAATCTCAAAATGATACCAAGAGATCTCCCTCCGGGACTGAACAATTTAAATCTGGATTCAAATTCTCTCTTTTCAGTAAACAATAAAGAACTTTTAAATCTTCCAAACATTGCTGAAATATCTCTGAGAAAGAATTGTTATTACAGAAATCCTTGCAACTATTCACTAGATTTAGGAAATATTTTTGCAAACCTGAGCAAGTTAACTGTGTTATTTTTGTCATTCAATAACTTGACAAAAGTACCAAAAGATTTACCAGAAAATCTTGAAAAGCTGGATCTCAGATCCAATAAAATACAGCACATTGAGGAGAGTGTATTCAGGCATCTAATAAAGTTGAAATATCTTGACCTCTCCGGTAACTGTCCTCACTGTTTTAATGCTCCATTCCCATGTGTGCCTTGCCCCAATGAGGGTTTCATCAGCATCCATGACAATGCTTTTCAGAACCTTACCCAGCTAAGTGGGTTGGCTCTCTCAGAAAATTCCCTGAAGCAAGTCAAAACTGCATGGTTTGAAAACTGTCAAAATATTAAACACCTGTATCTTTCGTTTAACCAGTTGATGAATGAGATCGCAGAAGCAAAGTTTTTaagcaaaattactaaagtgGAGAAAATTGATTTATCATTTAATTATGCACCCAAAAGTTACCCTAAAAAATTGAGACTTTCTACAACATTCAACCAGCTAAACTCTCTTCAGGTTCTAGATATCAGTGGCTATGTGTTTCAGGAAATTGACATGAATGACTTAGCACCACTGTTTCAACTGCCAAAACTCTCCATACTGAATTTAGCAACTAACTTCATACGACATGCAGACTTTGCTGttttacagaaatttaaaaatctgAAGATTGTCTGTTTATCTGAAAACAGATTGTCCCCTGAGGAGAACAATAAATCGATTACTCATGGCGTAGGCTATACAAACAGTATTGCTGTAAATCAGCCTCAAATGTCAGAATACTTTAAAAATAGTAAGcttgattttaatgaaaaaaatcacatattaGTAAGTAATTTGGTAGTAAAAACCAAGTGTTCTGATTATGGGAAAGTACTAGACTTAAgtttgaataacattttttatattgcacCTGAACAGCTCAAGAGTTTTGGGGACATTGCTTGTCTAAACCTCTCAAGAAATGGCATTTCAGCTGCTttgaatggaactgaatttaccTATCTGCAAAGACTGAAGTATCTGGACTTTAGCTTTAACAAGATTGACTTGGCTTATGACTATGCCTTTTCTGAATTAAAACTATTGGAGGTTTTGGATCTCAGTTATAATTCCCATTATTTTACTGCCAAAGGAGTGACCAGAAAACTAACATTTATTAGCAAATTGCACCATTTAAAAGTGCTGAACATgagttacaatgaaatattttctttaactgACACAGAAATGAAGAGTAGGACTCTAAAAGAGCTAAGATTTCAAGGCAACAGACTTGATATTCTATGGAAAGAGGGTGACAAACGATACGTTAATCTTTTCAAGGATCTCACAAGTTTGAAAGTGCTTGATTTATCATACAACAAGATAAAAATGATTCCAACCaaagttttttttgctttaccaaaaactttaACCATACTACActtacataataataaattaaaatattttcaatgggAGAATCTAAAGAATCTCTCAATTGAAGTACTTAATCTACATGTAAACAAGTTAACACATGTAACAAAAGATCTTGGGATGCTATCAGACACCTTACGAATACTCGATCTAAGTTATAACAGCATTGCCGAGCTCTCAGATGGCTTTCTCCAAGCAGCCAAGAATCTTCATAGTCTCTTTTTGGATTACAATCAACTAACAGTGATAAACCAGTCAACATTTCTCTCAGGATCAAACAATTACTTGAAGGTATTGTCACTGAAAGGGAACCCATTTCGCTGTACTTGTGACCTCATGGACTTTCTAATGTGGATAGATCAAAGTGATGTTCACATTCAACGCCTTGCCACTGATGTCACCTGTTCCTCACCTGGAGAACAAAAAGGAAGGGCAGTTGTAACCTTTGACCTTTATTCGTGTGTTAATGGAAGTATGTCAGCAATACTATTTGTGTTATGGTTTGTTTTGGTTACTCTTACTTTGATTGTAGCATTTGCAAAGCATTTGTTTTACTGGGACGCCTggtatttctatcattttttcATTGCCAGATTAAAGGGTTATAGAGCATTGGaacataataataacacatttgatGCTTTTATAGCTTATGACACCAAAGATTCATTTGTGACAGACTGGGTTGTAAATCATCTAAGAGTTCAGCTTGAAGATCAAGGTGAACGACTCTTCATAACATGCTTAGAAGAAAGAGATTGGCAGCCAGGGGTTCCTGTCATTGATAACCTTTCTCAAAGCATCCAGCGCAGTGGAAAGACAGTGTTTGTGCTAACGGAAAACTATATAAAGAGTGGAAACTTCAAAGTAGCCTTTTATTTGGCACATCAAAGACTGCTCGATGAAAATGTTGATGTGATTGTACTTATCTTACTTGAACCAGTGCTGCAGCATTCCCAGTTTTTAAGATTAAGGAAAAGGTTATgcaaaaattcagttttaaagtGGCCAGCAAATCCAAAGGCAGAGGTCTGGTTTTGGCAGTGCTTAAGaaatgtcattaaagtagaaggtTGTTTGTTGTATAACAGGGCCTATTCCAGTTATTTTATGCCACATTATGGCAATTCTATCAAGAGTGAACAAAACTAG